The Tursiops truncatus isolate mTurTru1 chromosome X, mTurTru1.mat.Y, whole genome shotgun sequence DNA segment CCACGGAGACCCAAGGTGGACGTGGGAGGCCAGGATCGGGGGGAGCAGAAGCCAAACCACCCCACTGCGGAAAGGAAACAGGGCTTTCGAGGCAGCCTCCAGGGAGGCTGAATCCGACGGTCTGGGAAGGCGATGGGAAAAGGACGCACGCAGGTGTTCCAAAAGTGAGCGCTCTTGGGCCATGAGAAGGGCTTCTACGGGAAGAAATGGACGCTGAAGACAAGCCCTCTGTGATCCGCACAGGGATGGGGTCTGGGGGCAGGCAGAGCCCAAAAGGAGGCTCGATGCCCAGCGGAGGGCACGTGGCTATGCCCTCCCACGCGGCAtcgtgggcagggctgtgtctgagGTGCTTGGGGAACACTCGAGTTGAATGTGAGGTCGCGCACAGCCCTACTCTGGGGACAGCTTGACCTGGGAGGCAGGAAATCAGGACCCTTTGTTTGGGCCCATCTGAGCGGGACCGGCCAGCTGGCAGGAACAGCTGCAAGCGACCAGAGCCggaagggggatgggggtggggggtgggtgggcactGACTCAGGCTAGGCCAACCAGCCCGCTAGGGAGCCCCATCTTCTGGGAGGGACAGTCGCCAGGGGCCCACGTGATCCCTGTGGTCTCGGTGGCAGCCAAGCTACGCCTCGCCAGGGCCTGGCCCTTGAGCACATCGGAAGCCAGCATGAAGGGATGGGAGTGGAGACAGGATCACGTTTCTCAACCCATCCGGGGCCTGGCCCCTTGAAACAAGGTGCCTGGCGGCAGACGGAAGTCTTTCCCGGGAACTTGAACCACACTTTTCGaggcttttagaaaaaaagacaCTTGGCCAGGGCTCCCTCTCCAGACCGCCTCGGTGACATCACGTGACAATAAAGAAGACTGCGACTTGAGCGGCTGGCTGCCCCACTACCGAGATTCTAGAATCTTGCGGACAGTGTTTACTGGGCATCCCCGCTCTGGTCCAAGGCATTTCTGCCCTGAGAGTTCAGTCATACGGTCTCAGGTGGAGAATGCTCCCAATCCAGACTGGCTCCATGGCTAGTCAGAGCAGCGATGAGCTGTGTACAGCCATGCTGGGCCCATCGGCTGACGCGGAGCCAGCAACGTGGGTCCCCTCTCGTGCGTCCCCGCATCCCAACGTGGATTCACGGGAGAGTTCGGAGAAGCAGGGCGACCAAGCCGAGAGCCCAGATCCCGTCTCCCAAGACAACCCGCCACCACAGGGCGCAGACTACGGTGTGGCCAACCAGAGTATTCTTCAGCTCTCCCTCCCAAGAGAGCTCTGGACGATGGCGGAGGAGCCCGCCTTCACCTCTGTGCGCTGGAATGACAAGGGAGATATGGTGATCGTCGAGGAAGACCTCTTCCAGAGGGAGGTTCTTCACCGCAGAGGCGCAGACAGGATTTTCAACACAGACAGCTTGATGACTTTCATCCGCCAAATGAACCGGCACGGATTCAGCAAAATACGCCTGACCAGCCACTCTCCAGGGAAGAAGAGGCTGATGGTAAAGTAGAAAGCCCTTCCGCTGCCCACGTTCTCTTGTTATTCGAACACCTCCCGGGGAGGCCAGATGGGCCACGTGCTGAACGGGTTTCATTTCCGAGAATAAGTTTCCTCACGTGAGAAGGTAGTTAAGGAAAGATGAGAAAGTAGAGCCTGTGGTATTCAGCCACAGCCCCTTAGAGGGGACCTGCAGGTGCGCCTACAGACCCTCTCGAGAGGCCACGAGATGTCAGGTAGCGACAGTAACACCTCGACCGAGGCTCGCCTCGGGGAGCTCTAGGGAGCGCACACTCCAGGGCGGAATAACCTGCCAGGAACTTAAAGAGACCTTTCCTCCACAGTCAGATAAGACCATTATGAGGGacgggggtgggcggggaggagTGGGTATTTTCTCCCAGAATGGCTAAAGTGATTCGTTTCATTTCAGATCTTCTGCAACTCCAACTTTCAGAGAGACAAGCCTCTGCTCATCGAGAACATTCAGAGAAAATGCAACCTGGGAGCAACTGATCAGCCCGGGACCAGCGCAACAGCCCCGAAGGGAAAGAAGCCGGTGGCTGCCACTAGACGCTCCCCACAAATCCCTTACAACGATTCCACCACCCAGAAGAAAGCCCCAGGTGCTCAGGGGCCCAGTGCTACCCAGCCTCTCCTGTCCTCTAGCACGTGCTCTACGAGCGGTGGAGCGGGATGGGCCAGGGAACACCACGCCCCCAGTGAGCAGGGCGGCCTGAGCGGGCAGGGCACTCCCTGGAATGCCACTTCTGTGCCCCCGCTATGGCGCCAGGGAACTGCCCGCCAGCCCCACGGTTTACCCGGCTTATGGCTCGGAGATGTCTCTGTACGACAGCTGTCTCTCCCTCCTGCCGGGGGCCCTTTTAGCTACGTCCCCAAACAAGGTCCCTGAGGTGGACGAGGAGTAGGGGGGCTCCTCAGACTGCAGGCGTGCTCTCCGCCAACAGTGCAAGGACCACTGCGATCCCTGAGCTCGCAGGCCCCTGGGGACACACAAAAAGCCCCATCTCATAACCAAGAACCTACTTTTGTCTCTAATAAAGAAAAGCCAAGGTCCACGGGAGCAAATGAAGAATCGAACGAGAAGTGCGAGTCTTGTGTCCTTTCTAACTGTCCGTACTAGTCACACATCTCAGTGGACGGGCCCGACGAGGCTGGAAACCCACAGCCCCGGCAGGCTTTGGTCCCCGCCGCCCCCTTTCGTTTAGAAGCCGCAGCATTTCCCACGCTCAGCCACGGACGTGGCTCGGGAGCGCTGAGGCCAGCCCAGGACAGGCTGGTCCCTGGGCCTTGCCTGCTAGTCAGGAGGCAGCACAGCCTGGCTCCTGACCTCAGGGGTGTCACCTTCCATTAGTCATGCATCCTGAAGCAGAAGGAGCCTCCTCCTGGGTCCCCCTACGATGCCAGAAGTTTCTGACCCGCAGCTGAGCGTGTGTCCAGCCCACCATCCAGGGGCCTCCCAAAGAGGCCCGCCGGAAAGGAGGGCCATCCCACCCACCAAGGTAGGCGTGCACACTGCCGTCTGCCTCAGAAGAGACGGGCCCTTCCCAGCCGACACCTGGGGGAAAGCCCAGCACCTTCAGAGGTGACAACCCCTAGAAAGCTTGCTGACAAATGGCCCCAAACCCCACAGAGAAGTAAGAGGTTTCCACAAAGCGAGCGCCAGCCCTTTTCACTTTGCCGTCAGAGCTGTATTTAGGAGCCTGTCTTCGGACGTGAAGTGGCCGGGCAGCACGTCTAACACACACGCTTCGTGAGCCAAGGGACGCTTTACAACAGGGCCAGGGTCACCTGCAAGGACAGACCGCGCCCTCTTTCTGGGCCTGCGGTCCTCTCCCGTGTGCACGAGGCCCGCCACCGGCCTTCCCCCATCGTTCGTTCCCCAGACGCGGTCCAAACATCTGGGAGTTCTGACCAGGCCAAAGAGGGGAAAACGCTAACTGGTCCCCTCAAAACACATCTCTCTCAACCACCCAGAACCAGTAGGGCCAAAACGAGTGGCACTGCCATCTTTTCCTAAAGGTCAAAGTCCTCGAGACTCTGTCGCTGAGCCCAGAGCGGCATCGCACGAGGAGAGTCCCAACCCCTGTCCCTGCACCAGGTGGGCACGTCTGCTTCCGTGAACAGCACGGAGCGGGCAGCGCTCCCCGGGGCAGGGCCGATTCAGACCGAACCAGACGTGCACGTCCAGGGCGTGAAGGCGAGTGGACGGTGGCACAATGAGCCGGTCTCTCGGTCACCTTCCTCTCGAGAGCCCAGTCTGGTCAGGCCTCCTGCCCAAAGGGGATCAGGTGCTCGGGGATGTCCACCTGGAAGACGTCCTTCCCGCCTCTCCCGGGGACAGGCTGCAGCAGCCAGCGGGGGTTGGCAAGCGCAGTCAGGTACTTCTGCTGCAGGTTGGGCAGCAGGGCTTGATTCTCCAGCTCCGCAACCTCGTTGGGACCTAAGTTTTCCGGGCACAGCGAAGTGTCCCCAATGTCAACCAGCCCTGTGCACAAAGACACAAGCACACAGATGGAGAACAAGGTGATTCAAAGTCACGACCGCTAGAGACCAAGGCCACGTCATCGAGGGGACCCGGGGTGAACTGGGTCCCTCTGGCCGAGCACTTCGCACCCGCCAACCTCGGTTCAGGGAATTGGGGGCGAggccgagggagggagggagggagggagggagagcaatGAAAAGGAGAGGCCTGGTCCCCCACGACCCCACCAAGGCCCGACCGCTGCAGGCAGCAGGTACAGGTCAGGAGGGCCCCGGGCCGCCGCTGCGGGGGGCCTACGGGCAATCAGGTCCCTGAGCGATCCACCGGGGGCCAGCGGTTGATGCGGGACCTGCCCCCGCCGGGGGCTTTAGGGGACTTCCTCAGGATGCGGCGGGCAGCGGGGGTGAGGCGGGCGCGTGAAGCCGGGCGGGCAGCCCGAGTCCCCAGGTCCCCCTCACACGCAGCTCTGGCTGCCGTGCTGCCTCCCGCGGGCTCTGCCACGGCGCGCACACGGACACACACGGAGGCGAGCGCCACGGGCAGAGCCGGACCCGCCTCTGCCTCTCAGAGCACAAAGggggactgaggcccagagtggcgGGGAGGGGACCTTCCCGGCCCCTCCGAAGGCGAGGTGCCTCAGGAAAACGAACCCTAACCCCACACCGACCGGTTCAAAAGAAAACGAGACGCCAAAGCCCCGGGTGAGACCCTGGGGGGCAGCCCCGGGAGGCGATCGTCACTTGCCGGCTATCACTCCGCGGCCGAACTTCTCCCCGTCCCGCAGCAAGGCCTGGATCTGCGCGGGGCTCATCCCCAGCCTCCCGGCCAGCAGCTCCCTCCAGGCCGTGTCCTCCCAGTCCCTGTGCGCGATGTGGACGGCCAGGGTGCGGTGCCGCTGGCCGCTCAGCACGGGCCGCCACCGCGTCTCCAGGGTCTTCACCCCATTTAAGACGAAACCCGCATAAGGCTGCCGGAAGGACAGGCAGCCGAACTTCATCTCCCAGAGCTCCCAGGGCCTCACGCGCCTGTGGAAACACAGAACCAGAACGGTCAAGCAGCCTGACGTGCCGGCCTCCGAGCTCATGACCCGTGGGCCTGACCTCAGCCCCGTGGGCCCCCCGGGCGCCAGCCCCTTCCATCCGTCTCCGCGCCCGTCAGCTGACAGGGGGTGCCGACCGGGGGGATCCGTCCATCAGATGGAGTCCGCGGGGACCTCACAAGGGAGGCCGGGACAGCGAGAGAGAGGCGTGTGGGCAATTCCACGACAGAGGGCACTGGGCCCCGGGcggcagagaggagggagggagggccccTTGGCTTCACAGCCCAGTGGCCGGGCTCTGGCCCTCTCCCGGCACAGACAGGGACGGTCCTGGGCCTGGCTTCTCCCCTGCCCCCGGCCCCGCAGCTCCCTGGCCCTGCCGCTGCCCATGCTCTGCAGATCCCCCATCTTACCCAGGGCTGCTGAGTGCAAATCCTTGGCAACCAACCTTGGCTCGGCCCTGGGGACGGCCTGGCTCTCACATGGCCCTGCCAGGTGTCTCTTCCCCGCGCGCCTTGGGagccaccctcctcccaccccttcccgcACCACCGCTTCCACCCCGGCCCGGAGCCCGAGAAAGGATACGTGACGGCAGGAACTACCGGCACTGGTGCGCGTTCCGTCTCCACGCCAGGACCTGGGACGGGCACCATCCAGGGACCATAGAATTCAATCCTCAAATAACCCGGGAGGTTACCGTCACCCCGCTCTGCAGCTGAGGAGGCGCTGAAGGAGAGACAGCGCATGGTTCCAGGGGACCTGACTCCACGCGCCCCCGTCCTCGCCTGCTTTCCTTGTAcctgggtggtggggggagggtcccTGCTCGCTGAGGACAGAGGAGCAGGGGAGCCGCGGGCCTGAAAGTCAGCCGGGTCACGGCACCGCACGGAGCCTCCACTTCCACGTGGCTGTGAGGACGGGGGACAAGGCCGCAAAGGCAGCCAGTCCAGGACCTTCCAGGGCTTTCCTTCCCCGAGCAGAGCGGAGACACATTTCTCTCCAGGGCCCATGAGGCCCCACATGGTCTGGCTCCTCCCCCTGGCTGCCTGCTCTCCTCGCCCCTGGATTCACTCCCTGCAGCCATGAAGgccttccttccatccctggaACGTTCCACGTGTGCTCCTACCTCGGAGCCTTTGGAGAGTGGTAGGGGTCACACCGTGCCCCTGAAATTCACGTGCTGGAATCTCAACCCCAAGTTCCTCAGAGTGTGACCCTACCTACAAAGCAAAGGTCTTCACAGGGGTGATCAAGGTCCGATGAGCTCATTAGGGTCGACCCTCCTCTAACAGGACTGATGTCCCCACAAAAAGGGGCCAGTTAGAGACAGACCGGCACACAGGAGAGCCAGCAGAGCCCCGGGAGTGACGGGGGCGGGATGGGACAGATTCCCTCCACAGCCCTCACAAGAGCCGCCACCGGCGGCACCTAGATCtcgggcttctggcctccagaaccgcaAGGCAATACGTTCTGTAGTTCAAGCCACCCAGACCGTGGGACTCTGACACGACTGCCCGGGCGAGCGATCACAGAGGGTCAGCCCTGTCCTGGACGCCTCTCCACGCGGGGGTGGGGGATGACTTCTCCGCTCACAGCACCTCGGGAACACTGCTTCACGTCTGGACGTCTCCATCTGTCCTATTTTCACCGCCCACACGGTACCCCGTCGTCGGCTGTCCCACAGGTTACTGACTCTTCCCCCGCCGATGGGGACTCCCAGACTGCTTGGCACTTTCTGCCCCTCTAGACACTCAACACGACCACACACTCGCTAACTGAAGCCCCGGGCCGGAGGAGGCCCGCGTCACACGGCACACATCCCGAGATGCTGACACACGCCAGCAAACGGCCTTCCGCAAAGGCTCCCCCACGTACACTCTGCCAGCCACGGGCGAGGCTGCCGTGCCCTCACGCACTGGCGGGCCCCCGAGCATCATCACCCCGCTTAACCTCTGCCAACCTGATGGGTGACAAAGGGTCGCCCTCCTCACTGCGTTTGGGTTAGTTACGAGGGAGGCTGGCCAGTCCCTGGGGCCTGGCCGTTTCTCCGGCTCCTACTGGGGTGTGTGACTGGATCCCAGGCTCGCCCGCGGTTTCCGCCACTCAGCTTCTCAGCCAGCCCCTTCCTCACGGGCGCCACCAGATCACAACCACGGGACCCGAACCGTGCGGGCGGAATCCCTGGGGAGAGTCCCTCGGGAAGAAGGCAGCTGAGTGCCCGCCTACCTCTCGACGCAGAGGGTGCCTGCTTGGTGGCCAGAGGAGAAAACACTCTTCCACTTGTCTGGGTGTCTTCACCTGCACGAGAACCAGAGGGACAAGGAGAAAAGTCATCAGCCACAAGACAGCAATGCCGGCCAAGGAACCACAACGGTCTTCTTCTCGGCAGGGACCGGAGACCACCAGGACCCAGGAGGGCCCAACCGATGAGAAACACACGTGCCGCCTCCCTCAGGGTTGGTCCTGCTCATCAAGGCAACGGCTCCGTCCCCGCCCGGCTGGGTCGGGGACCCCACGATGCCTCAGCCCGCAGCACAGAAGCCCATCCCACAGGAGTGACGGTGACCTTACAGCCCAGCAGCTCCCGCATCCAACAGGAGAAAACGACACCTCTCCTCACAATGCCACGCGGGAAGGATCTGGAGAGCCCCACAGTCCGTGACCCTCAATGGACTCCTGGCTGGGCCCCACCGAGAGGGGAGCCGTGGACAAGCAGCTGAGCACcgcagggcagggaggtgggtggggtgtggggtggggtgtgggttgtggggggtggggtgtgggttgtgggggctggggggtgggggcggtgcccgcgggaggcggggggggggcaggacTGCGGGCGGCTGGTGCGTGTGGACCAGCGCATCGCGGGACACACACGTGGAAGGATGGCGGGCGGGGACGGTGGCGGTGGAGGGGACAGGAAGGTGCAGCCTCGGCCGCCCCGCGCGCGCTCCCCGACGCAGATCCCGGGAAACTCCCGCCCGGAGGTACCGTCCGCGGGCGCGGCGGGTCCTGGCTCCTTGTGGGCGGGGCGAGTCGCGGGCGCGGTGGGACGGCCCGGCTGCGGCCACCGGGAAGGACGGTCGTCCGCCTCGGGGAACCGGGACCGGTGACAGGTAGCCGCGCCCGCAAGCGCTGACGCTCCTTATTTCCGGGGTGAACGCATGCACGTCCACACGTACGCACGCACGCAGGCACGTAGACACGCACTTACGAACAATCGCGCATTTGCCGCAGGCTCCGGCCGCTAGGAGACAGAGTAGGAGCCGCCAGGCCATGCGGCGCGCGGAAGGCCAGGCCGCTCGGAGGTTCGAGACCGGCGGCGTGGAGCGGCACCCAGAGGAGGACCAGGAAGTGGGCGGGGGAGCGGGTCGGAAGAGAAGGGGCGGGGCTGTGGCGAATagctggggaggagctgggggaggggcagggcggaGGTGGGAGGAACGGGGGGAGGAGTATTTGGGGCGGAAGTGTGGGAAAGAGCTGGGTGAGGAGGAGCTTCTGGAGAAGGAGGCAGAACTGAGGAGGAGTGGGGCCGAGCTGGGGAAAAAGCCGGGCAGgtgcggggcgggggcggagctGACCGGGATGGAGCTTGGGCCCCTGGGAACCCATGGAGGGTGGGCGAGGCCAGCTCAGTGGCGGAGGCCAGGCAGTGCCCTTTTGAGTCCCTTGCCTTAGGCGTCCAGTCCGCGCCGCAACAGTCGGCAAGGGTCAAAGTGGAAGCGACCCAGGGTCCTTAGCGACCGAATCCGAGCCTCAGAATGGACCCCAGGGGACAGggatgcggggtgggggggagggggagggggggtcagaggggagggggaggggagggagggggagagggcgGGGCCTCTGGGCTGAGTCTTGCACCTCTGGGCTGAATGCCCAGGCCACCTCCCGTCCAAGCCACCCTGCGACTGCTGGCCGAGTCCTGAGGGACAGTCTTTATCTGGCCTTTTCTGAGGTGAGAAGAAAATTTCTCAGTCGGTTTCCTGTCGCGCCTGGGACCTGGCATGTCCCAAACAAAGCCAAGTTCCCCTTCAGAGCTGTTTCCTGTCCTCTTCCTCCCAGTGGGGGGACGGGGGGGCGGGGCCTCAGCCCACTCAGTGCCGCCCACCTGGCTCTGCTCCTCCTTGCTTTGCTTAGGCAGCCCTCCCTCCCATTTCCTTGGTGACCAAGCCCGGTGTCCCTGCCTCCCAAGTGCCTGATGAGAATAAATGCTCCTCTTTGTGTCCCCACTGCTACTGGCTGACTTCAGGCCTCATGACCTAGGGCCGGTGCTGCTGTCACCTGAGTCTCCCCAGCGGCCGGGACGCCTCCTGTCTGTCCTCCTCCAGTGGGTGCCCCACAGGCCATCGGTTCCGTGTCACACCGCACATCTGTCCTCATCGACCCCGGGCTGAAGACCCTGCCGAGCCCTCTCCTGTTTAAGCCCCAACACCTCCTTGGTGCCCTGGGAGGGCCTTCGGGCGGCCCCAGCTCTCCGTCCTTGTCGCGCAACACCCTGGGTGCCTGTGCTGTCCGTGCACGCTGCGCGCACGCGCTCTGCGGGTCTCTACACTTCGGCACGTGCGGTTCCCGCTCCTGGAGCCCTGGTTCCTCTTGTCCTGGCGAGCTCCTGTCCTCCTCCCAGGCACAGCTGTAACGCCCCCTTCTCCGCCCGCCGCGAGCGTCAGGAGCTCCCGTCTGGGGTTCTGGCAGCGCCCTGTGCCTTCCTGCTGCCTGCCTTCGCTGGGCTCTTCTTCCCGGGCTGGAGCTGCTCTCCAGGAGTCCCGGGAAGACAAGGACAAGCTCTTACTCGTTCCTGTAAGCCGGGCGCCTGCCACAGCTGCTGCTGAGGGGACGTTGGCTCAACAGAGCACTGCTTTCTCTTCCAGCGAGctggcctcctctctccttgCGGAAGCCTGAGGAAACAGGAATGCCGGCCCCGAGGTGAGGAGCAGAGGGTGCCTTCGTGGATGTGAGGCCTCG contains these protein-coding regions:
- the LOC101329326 gene encoding protein EOLA1-like isoform X2, whose translation is MVPGWCPSQVLAWRRNAHQCRRVRPWELWEMKFGCLSFRQPYAGFVLNGVKTLETRWRPVLSGQRHRTLAVHIAHRDWEDTAWRELLAGRLGMSPAQIQALLRDGEKFGRGVIAGLVDIGDTSLCPENLGPNEVAELENQALLPNLQQKYLTALANPRWLLQPVPGRGGKDVFQVDIPEHLIPFGQEA
- the LOC101329326 gene encoding protein EOLA1-like isoform X1, whose protein sequence is MGSQGPKLHPGQLRPRPAPARLFPQLGPTPPQFCLLLQKLLLTQLFPTLPPQILLPPFLPPPPCPSPSSSPAIRHSPAPSLPTRSPAHFLVLLWVPLHAAGLEPPSGLAFRAPHGLAAPTLSPSGRSLRQMRDCSRVRPWELWEMKFGCLSFRQPYAGFVLNGVKTLETRWRPVLSGQRHRTLAVHIAHRDWEDTAWRELLAGRLGMSPAQIQALLRDGEKFGRGVIAGLVDIGDTSLCPENLGPNEVAELENQALLPNLQQKYLTALANPRWLLQPVPGRGGKDVFQVDIPEHLIPFGQEA
- the LOC101329326 gene encoding protein EOLA1-like isoform X3, whose product is MKFGCLSFRQPYAGFVLNGVKTLETRWRPVLSGQRHRTLAVHIAHRDWEDTAWRELLAGRLGMSPAQIQALLRDGEKFGRGVIAGLVDIGDTSLCPENLGPNEVAELENQALLPNLQQKYLTALANPRWLLQPVPGRGGKDVFQVDIPEHLIPFGQEA